One part of the Ziziphus jujuba cultivar Dongzao chromosome 2, ASM3175591v1 genome encodes these proteins:
- the LOC107419083 gene encoding protein CANDIDATE G-PROTEIN COUPLED RECEPTOR 2 translates to MVKNLQVAFNTSVSTPPIASSPASTIDGEGSSFLVRTSSSSSSNCHGFWFDAFLVVPSVIFVVYLAVHAKKNLNKLCNGRSYIMISYYAFLWIASILNLTWCSLQAWQCSPGKEVAWNLLSLFTASGMLCWEISLVAFLLQEDYASGVEALARTFIVSGIIVGLDTLLKAIYVFGFGVPLFMDGAGNIDGIKWGLWIIHILLLTAVYGYILFVHFSKWREKLPPRPAFYNYVVVMFVTCSVSLFACGLAGLGANFGIWLYNFTVICYHSLYLPFLYVTFLADFFQEEDFLSDSAYYSEMKDAGFFDADWD, encoded by the exons ATGGTGAAGAATTTGCAAGTGGCTTTCAACACCTCGGTCTCCACCCCGCCAATTGCGAGCTCTCCCGCCTCCACAATCGATGGTGAAGGTTCGAGCTTCTTGGTCAggacctcctcctcctccagcTCGAATTGCCATGGATTCTGGTTCGACGCGTTTCTGGTTGTGCCTTCGGTTATCTTTGTGGTGTATTTGGCGGTTCACGCGAAGAAGAATCTGAACAAGCTCTGTAATGGCCGGTCCTATATTATGATTTCGTATTATGCTTTCCTTTGGATCGCTAGCATTCTCAACCTTACTTGGTGCTCTCTTCAG GCATGGCAGTGCTCTCCTGGGAAGGAGGTTGCTTGGAATCTCCTCTCATTATTCACAGCTTCTGGAATGCTTTGTTGGGAAATTAGCTTGGTTGCTTTTTTACTCCAGGAAGACTATGCCAGTGGTGTTGAAGCTTTGGCACGCACTTTCATTGTCTCAGGGATCATTGTTGGTTTGGATACTCTTCTTAag GCAATCTATGTATTTGGATTTGGGGTGCCGTTGTTCATGGATGGTGCTGGAAACATAGATGGCATCAAATGGGGCTTATGGATCATCCATATATTATTGCTTACTGCAGTTTATGGCTACATCTTGTTTGTGCATTTCTCAAAATGGAGAGAAAAGCTCCCAC CCAGACCAGCATTCTACAACTACGTTGTTGTAATGTTCGTGACTTGTTCAGTGTCATTGTTTGCATGTGGACTAGCAGGGCTTGGTGCGAATTTTGGAATTTG GTTATACAATTTCACAGTGATATGTTACCATTCTCTGTATCTACCCTTTCTATATGTAACTTTCCTGGCAGATTTTTTCCAG GAGGAAGATTTTCTTTCGGATAGTGCCTACTACTCTGAGATGAAAGATGCAGGTTTCTTTGATGCTGATTGGGATTAA
- the LOC107419096 gene encoding flavonoid 3'-monooxygenase yields the protein MLSLSLIFFTILFAILVYYLINSFRQRSSLPLPPGPRPWPIIGNLPHLGPFPHHSIADLARKYGPLLHLRFGFVDVVVAASASVAEQFLKNDANFASRPPNAGAKYIAYNYQDLVFAPYGPRWRMLRKISSVHLFSAKALDDFRHVRQEEVAILIRAVANAGSKAVNLAQLLNICTVNALGRVMLGRRVFGDGSGGSDPKADEFKSMVVEVMVLAGVFNIGDFIPALEWLDLQGVQAKMKKLHKRFDAFLTTILEEHKINGAGTTSKHTDMLSTLISLKDDADGEGGKLTDTEIKALLLNMFTAGTDTSSSTVEWAIAELIRHPRILGQVQQELDTVVGRDRLVNELDLPKLTYLQAVVKENFRLHPSTPLSLPRMATDSCEINGYHIPKGATLLVNVWAIARDPDQWTDPLEFKPERFLPGGAKPNVDVRGNDFEVIPFGAGRRICAGMSLGLRMVQLLTASLVHAFDWELADGLLPEKLNMDEAFGLTLQRAAPLMVHQRPRLAEHVYRASSS from the exons ATGCTTTCCTTATCTCTCATATTCTTCACCATTCTCTTCGCCATCTTGGTATATTATCTCATCAACTCGTTCCGACAAAGGAGTTCTCTACCTCTCCCGCCGGGTCCGAGACCTTGGCCGATCATCGGAAACTTGCCACACTTAGGTCCTTTCCCTCACCATTCCATTGCGGACTTGGCTCGTAAATATGGCCCCCTCTTGCACCTCCGTTTCGGGTTCGTCGACGTCGTCGTGGCCGCTTCGGCCTCCGTTGCGGAACAGTTCTTGAAGAACGATGCGAATTTCGCAAGCCGACCTCCCAACGCCGGGGCTAAGTACATTGCTTATAACTATCAGGACCTTGTTTTTGCACCATACGGTCCCAGGTGGCGGATGTTGCGGAAGATCAGCTCCGTACACCTGTTCTCCGCCAAAGCACTTGACGATTTCAGACATGTCCGACAG GAAGAAGTAGCGATTTTGATTCGGGCAGTGGCAAACGCGGGTTCAAAAGCAGTGAATTTAGCACAACTGCTAAACATATGCACGGTCAACGCTTTAGGGAGGGTGATGCTTGGTCGGCGGGTATTCGGTGACGGAAGCGGTGGCAGCGATCCGAAGGCCGATGAGTTTAAATCAATGGTGGTGGAGGTGATGGTGTTAGCTGGAGTGTTCAACATCGGTGACTTTATCCCAGCCTTAGAGTGGCTGGATTTACAGGGGGTTCAAGCTAAGATGAAGAAGCTCCATAAGAGATTCGACGCGTTCTTAACGACCATACTTGAGGAGCATAAGATCAACGGTGCTGGGACGACATCAAAGCATACGGATATGTTGAGTACGTTGATTTCGCTTAAAGATGATGCCGACGGTGAGGGTGGGAAGCTCACAGACACTGAGATTAAAGCTCTGCTTTTG AACATGTTTACTGCGGGCACTGACACGTCATCAAGCACCGTAGAATGGGCTATTGCGGAACTCATTCGACATCCTAGAATCTTGGGCCAAGTCCAACAAGAGCTCGACACAGTCGTAGGCCGAGATAGACTCGTAAATGAGTTAGACTTGCCCAAGCTCACCTACCTTCAGGCAGTGGTGAAGGAAAACTTTCGGCTCCACCCATCAACTCCCCTTTCTCTGCCTCGAATGGCCACCGACAGTTGCGAGATCAATGGCTATCACATCCCCAAGGGTGCCACTCTTTTAGTCAATGTCTGGGCCATAGCACGTGATCCCGACCAATGGACTGACCCACTAGAGTTCAAGCCAGAACGTTTCTTACCAGGTGGTGCAAAGCCCAATGTCGATGTTCGGGGGAATGATTTCGAAGTCATACCCTTCGGCGCTGGGAGGAGAATTTGTGCTGGAATGAGTTTGGGCCTTCGCATGGTCCAGCTTCTAACTGCAAGCCTAGTCCATGCATTCGATTGGGAACTGGCAGATGGGCTGTTGCCAGAGaaattgaatatggatgaaGCATTTGGGCTCACTTTACAACGGGCTGCTCCTTTGATGGTCCACCAACGACCCAGGCTAGCTGAGCATGTTTATAGGGCCTCCTCGTCATAG